A single genomic interval of Flavobacteriales bacterium harbors:
- a CDS encoding F0F1 ATP synthase subunit beta, protein MAKHIGKVVQVIGPVVDVRFEGASSLPNIYDALHITRPDGTILVLETQQLIGEDTVRAISMESTDGLNRGAEVHGQGQPISMPVGDAIKGRLFNVTGAAIDGMKEVNTGKTYPIHREAPKFEELTTSTEVLFTGIKVIDLIEPYAKGGKIGLFGGAGVGKTVLIQELINNIAKGYSGYSVFAGVGERTREGNDLLREMIEAGIIKYGEGFKHSMEEGGWDLSKVNYDDLATSQATFIFGQMNEPPGARARVALSGLTLAEYFRDGDEQSGGRDILFFVDNIFRFTQAGSEVSALLGRMPSAVGYQPTLATEMGAMQERITSTKRGSITSVQAVYVPADDLTDPAPATTFAHLDATTVLSRKIAELGIYPSVDPLDSTSRILTPAIVGEEHYTCAQRVKAILQRYKELQDIIAILGMDELSEDDKLSVFRARKVQRFLSQPFFVAEQFTGLKGVMVPIEETIKGFNMILDGQMDEYPEAAFNLKGNIEDVIAAGKKMLAEAAKA, encoded by the coding sequence ATGGCCAAGCACATCGGAAAGGTCGTCCAGGTCATCGGACCGGTGGTCGACGTGCGCTTCGAAGGCGCCAGCTCGCTGCCCAACATCTACGACGCGCTGCACATCACCCGCCCGGACGGTACCATCCTGGTGCTGGAGACCCAGCAGCTGATCGGTGAGGACACCGTGCGCGCCATCAGCATGGAGAGCACCGATGGCCTCAACCGCGGCGCCGAGGTGCACGGCCAGGGCCAGCCGATCAGCATGCCCGTGGGCGACGCCATCAAGGGCCGCCTGTTCAACGTCACCGGCGCGGCCATCGACGGCATGAAGGAGGTGAACACCGGCAAGACCTACCCCATCCACCGCGAGGCGCCCAAGTTCGAGGAGCTCACCACCAGCACCGAGGTGCTGTTCACCGGCATCAAGGTGATCGACCTCATCGAGCCCTACGCCAAGGGCGGCAAGATCGGCCTGTTCGGTGGTGCCGGCGTGGGCAAGACCGTGCTGATCCAGGAGCTGATCAACAACATCGCCAAGGGCTACAGCGGCTACAGCGTGTTCGCCGGCGTGGGCGAGCGCACCCGCGAGGGCAACGACCTGCTCCGCGAGATGATCGAGGCCGGCATCATCAAGTACGGCGAAGGCTTCAAGCACAGCATGGAGGAGGGCGGCTGGGACCTGAGCAAGGTGAACTACGACGACCTCGCCACCAGCCAGGCCACCTTCATCTTCGGCCAGATGAACGAGCCGCCCGGCGCCCGCGCCCGCGTGGCCCTGAGCGGACTGACCCTGGCGGAGTACTTCCGCGATGGCGACGAGCAGAGCGGCGGCCGCGACATCCTCTTCTTCGTGGACAACATCTTCCGCTTCACGCAGGCGGGTTCCGAGGTGTCCGCCCTGCTGGGCCGGATGCCGAGCGCCGTGGGTTACCAGCCCACCCTGGCCACCGAGATGGGCGCCATGCAGGAGCGCATCACCTCCACCAAGCGCGGCTCCATCACCAGCGTGCAGGCCGTGTACGTGCCGGCGGATGACCTCACCGACCCCGCCCCCGCCACCACCTTCGCCCACCTCGACGCCACCACGGTGCTGAGCCGCAAGATCGCCGAGCTGGGCATCTACCCCTCGGTGGACCCCCTGGACAGCACCAGCCGCATCCTCACCCCCGCCATCGTGGGCGAGGAGCACTACACCTGCGCCCAGCGTGTGAAGGCCATCCTCCAGCGCTACAAGGAACTGCAGGACATCATCGCCATCCTGGGCATGGACGAACTGAGCGAGGACGACAAGCTCAGCGTGTTCCGCGCCCGCAAGGTGCAGCGCTTCCTGAGCCAGCCCTTCTTCGTGGCCGAGCAGTTCACCGGCCTCAAGGGCGTGATGGTGCCCATCGAGGAGACCATCAAGGGCTTCAACATGATCCTGGACGGCCAGATGGACGAGTACCCCGAGGCCGCCTTCAACCTGAAGGGCAACATCGAGGACGTGATCGCCGCCGGCAAGAAGATGCTGGCCGAAGCCGCGAAAGCCTGA
- a CDS encoding bifunctional riboflavin kinase/FAD synthetase gives MQVHTDLERFLGVERPVLTTGTFDGVHQGHRVILDRLNQVARREAGSSVLFTFHPHPRMVLFPTDNDLKLLSTQKEKIALLEAAGVDHLLVIPFSRAFSRLKALEYVRDVLVEAIGVHALVIGHDHRFGRNREGDIHLLRQLGEVYDFQVEEIPAHEVDHVQVSSTKVRQALLEGDVRTAASLLGYAYTLGGVVVKGDQRGRGIGFPTANLGLVDPFKLVPANGVYAITATVRGRRFEGMLNIGVRPTAVREGERTIEAHLFGLDQEVYGEPMELQLHARLRDERTFPGLDALKEQLHRDREAAQAALNTLPAS, from the coding sequence ATGCAGGTGCATACAGACCTCGAGCGGTTCCTGGGCGTGGAACGCCCGGTGCTCACCACGGGCACCTTCGATGGCGTCCATCAAGGTCACCGCGTGATCCTCGACCGCCTCAACCAGGTGGCGCGGCGCGAAGCGGGCAGCTCGGTGCTCTTCACCTTCCACCCGCACCCGCGGATGGTGCTCTTCCCCACGGACAACGACCTGAAGCTGCTGAGCACCCAGAAGGAGAAGATCGCCCTGTTGGAGGCCGCCGGGGTGGACCACCTGCTGGTGATCCCCTTCAGCCGGGCCTTCAGCCGCCTGAAGGCCTTGGAGTACGTGCGCGATGTGCTGGTGGAGGCCATCGGGGTGCACGCCCTCGTGATCGGCCACGACCACCGTTTCGGGCGCAACCGCGAGGGCGACATCCACCTGCTTCGGCAGTTGGGTGAGGTCTACGACTTCCAGGTGGAGGAGATCCCCGCGCACGAGGTGGACCACGTGCAGGTGAGCAGCACCAAGGTGCGGCAGGCCTTGCTGGAAGGGGATGTGCGCACGGCGGCCAGCCTCCTGGGCTACGCCTACACCCTGGGCGGGGTGGTGGTGAAGGGCGACCAGCGCGGCCGCGGCATCGGCTTCCCCACGGCCAACCTGGGCCTGGTGGACCCCTTCAAGCTGGTGCCGGCCAACGGGGTGTATGCCATCACGGCCACCGTGCGCGGCCGGCGGTTCGAGGGCATGCTGAACATCGGCGTGCGCCCCACCGCGGTGCGCGAGGGAGAGCGCACCATCGAGGCCCACCTGTTCGGGTTGGACCAGGAGGTGTACGGCGAACCGATGGAGCTGCAACTGCACGCCCGCCTGCGTGACGAACGCACGTTCCCCGGCCTCGATGCGTTGAAGGAACAGCTTCACCGCGACCGCGAGGCCGCCCAGGCGGCGCTGAACACCCTGCCTGCGTCATAG
- a CDS encoding leucine-rich repeat domain-containing protein, translated as MSAIPAMHRRIPPAGRWARVARFVLRSCLLFLVPCSFPSAAHAQPLPQSTLDTVRTYRSLERALAEPMQVHRLDLSKQKLKAVPEELRRLPNLNALDLGRNKLKELPPWFTDLANLQELTLSGNKLVDFPEVICGLRHLKRLDMSRNALTGLPACLGRLQELSSLDLWSNDLATFPEELEGLEALRYVDLRVIQFSPKEMERIAELWPRAKIQFSAPCNCGM; from the coding sequence ATGTCCGCCATCCCCGCCATGCATCGCCGCATCCCGCCCGCCGGCCGATGGGCGCGTGTCGCCCGCTTCGTTCTTCGCTCCTGTCTGTTGTTCCTTGTTCCTTGTTCCTTCCCGTCGGCCGCCCACGCCCAGCCGCTGCCCCAGTCCACGCTGGACACGGTGCGCACCTACCGCAGCCTTGAGCGCGCCCTGGCCGAGCCCATGCAGGTCCACCGCCTGGACCTCAGCAAGCAGAAGCTCAAGGCCGTGCCCGAGGAGCTGCGGCGATTGCCCAACCTCAACGCCCTGGACCTGGGTCGCAACAAGCTGAAGGAGCTGCCCCCGTGGTTCACCGACCTGGCCAACCTGCAGGAGCTCACCCTGAGCGGCAACAAGCTGGTGGACTTCCCCGAGGTGATCTGCGGGCTGCGCCACCTGAAGCGGCTGGACATGAGCCGCAACGCGCTCACCGGTCTGCCGGCCTGCCTGGGGCGCCTCCAGGAGCTCAGCAGCCTCGACCTGTGGAGCAACGACCTGGCCACCTTCCCCGAGGAGCTCGAAGGGCTGGAGGCCCTGCGCTACGTGGACCTGCGGGTGATCCAGTTCAGCCCCAAGGAGATGGAGCGCATCGCCGAGCTGTGGCCGCGGGCCAAGATCCAGTTCAGCGCGCCGTGCAACTGCGGCATGTGA
- a CDS encoding nicotinamide mononucleotide transporter: MSPFTWSLLEAVAACGNLAYTVLMLYERRIGWLFGIAASALGIALFLHQQVFAQVALNAVYVGMGLYGWWSWGRGQGAELPIVRRGGRFHARAIGTGLLGTLVLALLLRLLPGAQHVALDGFATAFSLLATWMLARKVLENWAYWIVADAVAIALYAMLGLWWYVGLYAIYVVLSASALRRWHRQWRAAQGP; the protein is encoded by the coding sequence ATGAGCCCCTTCACCTGGAGCCTGCTCGAAGCCGTCGCGGCCTGCGGCAACCTCGCCTACACGGTGCTCATGCTCTACGAGCGGCGCATCGGCTGGCTCTTCGGCATCGCGGCTTCCGCCTTGGGCATCGCACTCTTCCTCCATCAGCAGGTGTTCGCACAGGTGGCGCTGAACGCCGTCTACGTGGGCATGGGGCTTTACGGCTGGTGGTCGTGGGGCCGCGGACAGGGCGCCGAACTGCCGATCGTCCGGCGCGGGGGACGCTTCCACGCACGGGCCATCGGCACAGGCTTGCTGGGCACCCTGGTCCTGGCGCTGCTGCTGCGCCTGCTCCCCGGGGCGCAGCACGTGGCACTGGATGGCTTCGCCACGGCCTTCAGCCTGCTCGCCACCTGGATGCTGGCGCGCAAAGTGCTGGAGAACTGGGCCTACTGGATCGTGGCGGATGCCGTGGCCATCGCGCTGTACGCCATGCTGGGCCTGTGGTGGTACGTGGGCCTCTATGCGATCTACGTGGTGCTGTCCGCTTCGGCGCTCCGCCGTTGGCACCGGCAATGGCGGGCGGCACAGGGTCCCTGA
- a CDS encoding carotenoid biosynthesis protein, protein MDRLLHLFTLPRATFIIVVLQSVGLAGLASPWAEHLVPLTPVTLLIIALLLLLHTRPDALTLAFAAGVLVLGFLVEMAGVRTGIIFGHYHYGDALGLKLWDTPLMIGVNWLLLVLCIGPLIAGVALPTWARIAVASLVMVGVDLVIEPVAMQLGFWNWDGGVVPMRNYVAWGVVSAIFFAAYFTLPVKRTNPLAQVVLGAQLFFFAGIIGIGALQGREAYTYLALDLFTLSFPLLRSFEPRVRYWRKWPGLFTGTAVMAATFIAWDAIFTATGVWGFNPRYLTGPHIAGLPIEEWLFFLVVPYSCTFIYEVMRYFVRRDVLGTVARPLAIILIGVLTLVGGLYIDRIYTAITFLCTAALLTVHVFVLRSPYLGRFLLAYAVNLVPFILVNGVLTGTLLDEPVVWYNDAENLGIRIGTIPLEDSMYLLFFLLLTVTFYERPLRRAHGDLLPPVPGHGAD, encoded by the coding sequence ATGGACCGGCTGCTCCACCTGTTCACCCTTCCTCGCGCCACCTTCATCATCGTGGTGCTCCAATCCGTGGGCCTGGCGGGACTGGCCAGCCCGTGGGCCGAACACCTCGTGCCGCTCACACCGGTGACCCTGCTCATCATCGCCCTGCTGCTGCTGCTGCACACGCGACCTGATGCGCTCACCCTCGCCTTTGCGGCCGGCGTGCTGGTGCTCGGCTTCCTGGTGGAGATGGCCGGCGTGCGCACGGGGATCATCTTCGGCCACTACCACTACGGCGATGCGTTGGGCCTGAAGCTCTGGGATACGCCCTTGATGATCGGCGTGAACTGGCTGCTGCTGGTGCTCTGCATCGGGCCGCTGATCGCCGGTGTGGCCCTGCCCACCTGGGCCCGCATCGCCGTGGCCTCCCTGGTGATGGTGGGCGTGGACCTGGTGATCGAACCCGTGGCCATGCAGCTGGGCTTCTGGAATTGGGACGGCGGGGTGGTGCCCATGCGCAACTACGTGGCGTGGGGGGTGGTGAGCGCGATCTTCTTCGCCGCCTACTTCACCCTGCCCGTGAAGCGCACGAACCCGCTGGCCCAGGTGGTACTCGGCGCGCAGCTCTTCTTCTTCGCCGGCATCATCGGCATCGGTGCGCTGCAGGGCCGCGAGGCGTACACGTACCTGGCCCTCGACCTGTTCACGCTGAGCTTCCCGCTGCTGCGCAGCTTCGAACCGCGTGTGCGCTACTGGCGCAAGTGGCCCGGCCTGTTCACCGGCACCGCCGTGATGGCCGCCACCTTCATTGCGTGGGATGCCATCTTCACCGCCACCGGCGTGTGGGGCTTCAACCCGCGCTACCTCACCGGGCCGCACATCGCCGGCCTGCCCATCGAGGAGTGGCTCTTCTTCCTGGTGGTCCCCTACTCCTGCACCTTCATCTACGAGGTGATGCGCTATTTCGTGCGCCGCGATGTGCTGGGGACGGTGGCCCGGCCGCTGGCGATCATCCTCATCGGAGTGCTCACCCTCGTCGGCGGCCTGTACATCGACCGCATCTACACGGCGATCACCTTCCTGTGCACCGCGGCCCTGCTCACCGTCCACGTGTTCGTGCTGCGCAGCCCCTATCTCGGCCGTTTCCTGCTGGCCTACGCGGTGAACCTGGTCCCCTTCATCCTGGTGAACGGGGTGCTCACCGGCACGCTGCTCGATGAACCGGTGGTGTGGTACAACGATGCGGAGAACCTCGGCATCCGCATCGGCACCATCCCGCTGGAGGACAGCATGTACCTGCTGTTCTTCCTGCTGCTCACCGTCACGTTCTACGAACGGCCGCTCCGCCGCGCGCATGGCGACCTGCTGCCGCCTGTGCCCGGCCACGGGGCCGACTGA
- the crtI gene encoding phytoene desaturase, with translation MGKPARAIVVGTGVAGLAAAVRLAVKGYRVDAFEAAGTPGGKLAELQLGGYRFDKGPSLFTMPHLVEELFTLAGRPMAPHFSHRRLEVAFRYWWEDGTRVTGWSDPERLAEELERVLGVPRAATRAYLHRASTLLDRTGRTFLEHSLHRWSTLWKGGVSQALLAARPQELFGSLHHVNEQALKHPKAVQLFDRYATYNGSDPYRTPGIMRMIPGLEHGHGAYHAVGGMRRIVTALHALGEALGVRYHVNAPVERIRFSSDRRRVAGVRVNGTDVDADVVLCNMDVEPAYRRLMPDLPAPERTLRQERSSSALVFYWGITRKFPELGLHNILFSRDHRTEFHHLFDTLDLGDDPTVYINITSKEDPQDAPPGCENWFVMINAPRYVGQDREALVAHARRTVLAKVQGTLGVDPAPLIAVEEVLDPAGIEAATFSHQGSIYGTSSNSPWAAFLRHPNDHPRVRGLHFCGGSVHPGGGIPLSLLSARIATATIAPA, from the coding sequence ATGGGGAAGCCTGCGCGCGCCATCGTGGTCGGCACCGGCGTGGCCGGGCTGGCCGCCGCCGTGCGGCTTGCGGTGAAGGGCTATCGCGTGGATGCCTTTGAAGCCGCCGGCACACCCGGTGGCAAGTTGGCGGAACTCCAGCTCGGCGGCTACCGCTTCGACAAGGGCCCTTCGCTCTTCACCATGCCCCATCTGGTGGAGGAGCTCTTCACGCTCGCCGGCCGGCCCATGGCCCCGCACTTCAGCCATCGCCGGCTGGAGGTCGCCTTCCGCTATTGGTGGGAGGACGGCACCCGCGTGACCGGCTGGAGCGATCCGGAGCGCCTCGCGGAGGAACTGGAGCGCGTGCTGGGCGTGCCCCGCGCAGCCACTCGGGCGTACCTGCACCGCGCATCCACCCTGCTCGACCGCACGGGCCGCACCTTTCTGGAGCACTCCCTGCATCGATGGAGCACCCTGTGGAAAGGCGGCGTGTCACAGGCGCTCCTGGCGGCGCGTCCGCAGGAACTGTTCGGAAGCCTGCACCACGTGAACGAACAGGCCCTGAAGCACCCCAAGGCCGTGCAGCTCTTCGACCGCTACGCCACCTACAACGGCAGCGATCCGTACCGGACACCGGGCATCATGCGGATGATCCCCGGGCTGGAGCATGGCCACGGAGCCTACCACGCCGTGGGCGGCATGCGCCGCATCGTGACCGCCCTGCACGCCCTGGGCGAAGCGCTCGGGGTGCGCTATCACGTCAACGCGCCCGTGGAGCGGATCCGCTTCAGCTCCGATCGACGCCGGGTGGCGGGCGTACGTGTGAACGGTACTGACGTGGACGCCGACGTGGTGCTCTGCAACATGGATGTGGAACCGGCCTACCGAAGGCTGATGCCGGACCTGCCCGCCCCGGAGCGCACCTTGCGGCAGGAGCGCAGCAGTTCGGCGCTGGTCTTCTACTGGGGCATCACGCGCAAGTTCCCCGAACTGGGCCTGCACAACATCCTGTTCAGCCGCGACCACCGCACCGAGTTCCACCACCTGTTCGACACGCTGGACCTGGGCGACGACCCCACGGTCTACATCAACATCACCAGCAAGGAGGACCCGCAGGACGCGCCACCCGGGTGCGAGAACTGGTTCGTGATGATCAATGCGCCACGGTATGTCGGCCAGGACCGCGAGGCCCTCGTGGCCCACGCGCGGCGCACCGTGCTGGCCAAGGTGCAGGGCACCCTGGGGGTGGACCCGGCGCCGCTGATCGCCGTGGAGGAGGTGCTGGACCCGGCGGGGATCGAAGCGGCCACCTTCAGCCATCAGGGGTCGATCTACGGCACGAGCAGCAACAGCCCGTGGGCGGCCTTCCTGCGCCACCCCAACGACCACCCGAGGGTGCGCGGCCTGCACTTCTGCGGCGGCAGCGTGCATCCCGGCGGGGGGATCCCGCTGAGCCTGCTGAGCGCCCGCATCGCCACCGCAACGATCGCCCCCGCGTGA
- a CDS encoding T9SS type A sorting domain-containing protein, protein MNRTTILPIFLLGTLALHAQLAPQRSAPLYAHLMEVNRQWATMDPSPAGGAATVSFRSEADRIATHLRLVREHLLTRSPEGLSAAQADQRHRLLDALSVYAEGRTFPQNHVLPYRNPVFIDPHHTACAVGQLMIESGHRALAEHIDAEAELAYVADLLRSPTLGTPIAGWATDHGFTADELAWIQPGYPPSIPWNTLGTGTDSSVTALLALGTGDLLVAGAFTTAGGTAATRVALWNGSSYSALGNGVSGAAACAIEHNGLIYLGGTFENEQADLAIWNGSTWSYANLFPGMAPRTHALHVHNGVLHAAGEASGFAGTDDVVKRLVNGYWEQVGSPFDATVMALATHNGQLVVGGAFTTLESPIEPVLVRCATIGSGDWQNLAIGLDAPVRALLSVNDTLYAAGDLWANIVPTYGLARLAPGSTTWEELLPNHDTYMPAGVGPTYISSLAHHAGAIYFGGVFSLYQMLTDGTHIGRFLGTPDAAEPMIWLEAPVHAVAVLGNALVMGGDFAMVHAHVAITDLSVGLPDDDRPMPGLFPVPADASVDVTLPAPVDAGAVLRITDGAGRVVKDHTAAAGDRQRIDVHDLAPGAYWLSVGTDGRWRPAPFTKR, encoded by the coding sequence ATGAACAGGACCACCATACTCCCGATCTTCCTGCTGGGCACGCTTGCACTGCACGCACAGCTGGCCCCGCAACGAAGCGCACCGCTGTACGCACACCTGATGGAAGTGAACCGCCAATGGGCGACGATGGACCCCTCACCGGCGGGCGGAGCGGCCACAGTGTCCTTCCGCAGTGAAGCGGACCGCATCGCCACCCACCTGCGCCTGGTGCGTGAACACCTGCTGACCCGCTCGCCCGAAGGCCTTTCCGCCGCGCAGGCGGACCAGCGCCATCGCCTCCTGGACGCACTGAGCGTGTACGCCGAAGGCCGCACCTTTCCGCAGAACCATGTGCTGCCCTACCGCAACCCGGTGTTCATCGACCCGCACCACACCGCATGCGCGGTGGGCCAGTTGATGATCGAGAGCGGGCACCGCGCGCTCGCCGAACACATCGATGCCGAAGCGGAACTGGCCTATGTGGCCGACCTGCTGCGATCGCCGACCCTGGGCACGCCCATCGCCGGCTGGGCCACGGACCACGGATTCACCGCCGATGAACTGGCCTGGATCCAGCCGGGCTATCCGCCGAGCATCCCCTGGAACACCCTGGGCACGGGCACGGACAGCAGCGTGACGGCCCTGCTCGCGCTGGGCACCGGCGACCTGCTGGTGGCCGGTGCCTTCACCACGGCCGGTGGCACCGCCGCCACGCGCGTGGCCCTTTGGAACGGCAGCAGCTACAGTGCCCTGGGGAACGGCGTGAGCGGAGCGGCCGCGTGCGCGATCGAACACAACGGGCTCATCTACCTGGGCGGCACCTTCGAGAACGAGCAGGCCGACCTGGCCATCTGGAACGGAAGCACCTGGTCCTACGCCAACCTGTTCCCCGGCATGGCCCCGCGCACGCATGCGCTGCACGTCCACAACGGCGTGCTGCACGCCGCAGGCGAGGCCAGTGGCTTTGCGGGCACGGATGACGTGGTGAAGCGGCTCGTGAACGGTTATTGGGAGCAGGTGGGCAGCCCCTTCGATGCCACGGTGATGGCCCTGGCCACGCACAACGGGCAGCTGGTGGTCGGCGGTGCGTTCACCACGTTGGAGTCCCCCATCGAGCCTGTGCTGGTGCGCTGCGCCACCATCGGCAGCGGCGACTGGCAGAACCTCGCCATCGGACTGGATGCGCCGGTGCGTGCGCTGCTGAGCGTGAACGACACCCTTTACGCCGCCGGTGATCTTTGGGCCAACATCGTACCCACATATGGTCTGGCAAGGCTGGCACCGGGCTCCACCACCTGGGAGGAGCTTCTTCCGAACCACGACACGTACATGCCCGCCGGCGTGGGCCCCACCTACATCAGCAGCCTGGCGCATCATGCCGGTGCGATCTACTTCGGCGGTGTGTTCAGCCTGTACCAGATGCTGACCGACGGCACCCACATCGGCCGCTTCCTCGGCACACCCGACGCGGCCGAGCCCATGATCTGGCTGGAGGCCCCGGTGCATGCGGTGGCCGTGCTGGGCAACGCGCTGGTGATGGGCGGCGACTTCGCGATGGTGCACGCGCACGTGGCCATCACCGACCTCAGCGTGGGGCTGCCGGATGACGATCGACCGATGCCGGGTCTCTTTCCCGTGCCTGCCGACGCGTCGGTGGATGTGACCCTGCCTGCACCCGTGGACGCAGGTGCCGTGCTGCGCATCACCGATGGCGCGGGACGCGTGGTGAAGGACCACACTGCCGCCGCCGGTGACCGTCAACGCATCGATGTGCACGACCTGGCCCCGGGCGCGTACTGGCTGAGCGTGGGCACCGATGGACGCTGGCGACCCGCGCCGTTCACCAAGCGCTGA
- a CDS encoding ATP-binding protein, whose product MELVRIAIVGPESSGKTTLCEALMHHFFAGHVTEGAREYLEELGRPYTEDDVLEMARGQAQMHQDAPLFAAEHWEATGGADGLGTAPVEPVFFDTDTVNFVIWSREKYGRVHPTIEHLVGEVHYDWRLLCRPDIPWEPDPLRENSHDRDRLFEVWMNELRSRGLPFTVIEGDRAQRMDVATLVVDDLLRRARR is encoded by the coding sequence ATGGAGCTCGTGCGCATCGCCATCGTGGGGCCGGAGAGCAGCGGCAAGACGACGCTGTGTGAAGCGCTGATGCACCATTTCTTCGCCGGTCATGTGACCGAAGGAGCCCGCGAATACCTCGAGGAGCTCGGCCGGCCCTACACCGAGGACGACGTGCTGGAGATGGCCCGTGGTCAGGCGCAGATGCATCAGGATGCACCACTCTTCGCGGCGGAGCACTGGGAAGCGACGGGTGGTGCCGATGGCCTGGGCACCGCGCCGGTGGAACCCGTCTTCTTCGACACCGACACGGTGAACTTCGTCATCTGGTCGCGCGAGAAGTACGGGCGCGTGCATCCGACGATCGAACACCTGGTGGGCGAGGTGCACTACGACTGGCGTCTGCTGTGCCGGCCGGACATCCCCTGGGAGCCCGATCCGCTCCGCGAGAACTCGCATGACCGCGACCGGCTGTTCGAGGTGTGGATGAACGAGCTGCGATCGAGAGGTCTGCCCTTCACGGTGATCGAGGGCGATCGCGCACAGCGGATGGATGTGGCCACCCTGGTGGTGGATGACCTGCTGCGGCGTGCGCGGCGTTGA
- a CDS encoding nucleotidyltransferase substrate binding protein → MASGKLDLGPLRRSLSALRKVTRMDLEDDVVRDAAVKRFEFTYEMSWKMMRRHLQWAGAQDLDYVPRRELFRLAARASLIDDPTRWFAYHEARNLTSHTYDEVSARKVTALLGAFVKDTATLMRRLKEHHA, encoded by the coding sequence ATGGCTTCAGGCAAGCTCGACCTTGGTCCCCTGCGCCGCTCGCTCAGCGCGCTGCGGAAAGTGACCCGCATGGACCTGGAGGACGATGTGGTCCGCGATGCGGCCGTCAAGCGTTTCGAATTCACGTACGAGATGTCGTGGAAGATGATGCGCCGACACCTGCAATGGGCCGGTGCGCAGGACCTGGACTACGTGCCCCGTCGTGAGCTGTTCCGCCTCGCCGCGCGCGCCTCGCTCATCGACGACCCGACCCGGTGGTTCGCCTATCACGAGGCCCGCAACCTCACCAGCCATACCTACGATGAGGTCAGCGCGCGCAAGGTGACCGCGTTGCTCGGCGCCTTCGTGAAGGATACGGCCACGCTCATGCGGAGACTGAAGGAGCATCATGCTTGA
- a CDS encoding nucleotidyltransferase domain-containing protein gives MLDLHPDHRAEVRRILAERVPGAKAWAFGSRAKGTARRFSDLDLAIDAGSELDLATLADLRHAFQESDLPMSVDLLDLRAVRPPFRRRVQQEQVPI, from the coding sequence ATGCTTGATCTGCATCCCGATCATCGCGCCGAGGTGCGGCGCATCCTGGCCGAGCGAGTGCCGGGTGCGAAAGCCTGGGCCTTCGGTTCGCGCGCGAAGGGCACGGCACGGCGCTTCAGCGACCTCGACCTGGCCATCGACGCCGGGTCCGAACTGGATCTGGCCACCCTCGCCGATCTGCGCCATGCCTTCCAGGAGAGCGACCTGCCGATGAGCGTGGACCTGCTGGACCTGCGGGCGGTGCGGCCACCGTTCAGGCGGCGCGTCCAGCAGGAACAGGTGCCCATCTGA